The following DNA comes from Cyprinus carpio isolate SPL01 chromosome A4, ASM1834038v1, whole genome shotgun sequence.
aaattcaataagcaattcatataaaattatatacatgtatatatatatatatatatatatatatatatatatatatatatatatataaaatcctgcATCCACTGACATGAAAAACTCTATACTACCATCTAGTggataagtattatttttttttttagcattcaattacactatattttagtactaatttctataaatataagGAACACATCATGTGACAAAAAGTGCTGTGTCCAATACGTCAGATAATCTGGCCAGGAAATATAATAAAGGACTGGATGCAAACCAATGTGTCatgttaaaaaatgattttgaattatGACAATGCTCCTAAAAATGCCTCAAAGTACCTCATGTGCAGCTAGCAGGGGCGAATCGACCACAGGCGTTTTCCACATGAACTGCCTCTGGTACTCAGAGCTCAAACGGCCATTCCTCTGTCGCTCCGATCTCAGGCCCGCTCTTTTCCATAGCACGTGGTTAATCTAATAGAAAACACAAGCTCTGAATAACTGTAACTGCAGAAATGATGGTAGTAATAACTAATAATACAATTCTAATTGTTATACACTAATTACGGAgttataaatgcttttgaaaaatgtttaaatttttataataaagattttttattacataaaaattaattgtgGTATAGAAGCCATATATTTCGTTATAAAGTTTTAAAGAAATGGTGAGGAAAAACTCCAAAACAGTCGGTAAAACCTCAAGGGGGGAAAACATGCTCGTCCACATACTCTGGTCAGATATTTTGTTTACTGAAAGGACTACACATGAACAGAACTACAAATGGGCCTCCTTAAGTGTGTTGCCGTTTCGCGTTAttgttatttaaagttattttacacACTCACTTATAACCAGACTCACTCCATTCTGTTGCTGCTGGTCTGCAGCAGGGGTGGATGTCTGAGCAGCTTGCGCCTCTGCCTGTAGTTGTTGGGATGGTGCAGCGGCGCCCTCTGGTGGCACGGGGTCTCTTAGGGCAAGAGGGGTCGCTACTCTTTCTGCACTAGAGGCTCTGGGTCTGAGCACAGGTGTGACAGCTGGAGGAGTGACAGGCCTCTTCTCCTGACGCTGTGGAGATGGATCATGCCCTTCCCATCGGAAAGACCTGGATATCTGCGGTGGATAAAATGGCACTTTCCTTTTCGATGTGAATTGGGGTTCACGAGTAATTCCTTTAAATGCAAGAAGAAGATCAAgcaattaaattgtaaattattgtgTGATAATCTTTTTAATATTAGTAAGACACTAGCTATCTATCTGACTATCTATCATCTGCCAATATCgatctgtcatctatctatctatctatctatctatctatctagtacaTACTTGACTGGGCAGAGCGCAGTCCCGCCAGTGGAGAATCACTTCTGGATCGTGTTGTTCGACCCTTGTATTTATTTCGATACTCGCTGAGTCCCTATTAGaattaaaacacagaaaacaagtaCACTTTATAGCATAAGTACAGCACACTTTGCATTTTATACAATCTGCATATTCAAATGAGAGGTCTGGGAAGTGATATATCTGTGATTTATTAGAAAAGCCCTGCTTAATAACTAGCTCTTAAGTGACAACTGGATAATCTTGATGCCTTTTAATCCGCGCACAAACTTCTTCAAGACATAACAAGGAAGTTCTGTAACAGGAACTTGTAAAGGGTTTACCATTCAAGACGCTTCTTAATAAAATCAGATCGTTTCTATTTGTTTTCAGCAAAGCTTAAACTATATGTCACACGGGTttgtattaatgtatatttagTTACCTAAATGTAAACAACCGGAATAAATCTCAAAGGTGAAAGCATTTCTGCAGCCTGCAGCGCGCGCTCGCTTTTCCTTTAAACGAATGACGTCGCGCGAGCGCGTGCACCTTCAATCTGGTCTAGCTGCGTCACGTTATAAACAGTTTCCAGTGGGtgataatttaattaacttaCCTTAAAACGTACAGGCATTTTGAAGCAGTGGTGACTAGTGCACAGACAGGTCCGTGAACAAAAGAAGTGTTTTGTCTCACGCTTGGTGGAGAAAGATTAGATTCGGTTACAGGTTTTGCCGTTACCTTGGTGAGGCTGAAGCGTCCCGGGATACGCGCATGCGCACTGTTGTAAGCCGATTTGTTATGacgctttgtgtgtgtgtagtagtagtaaaaataaataacaaatatctttttttttttttagtagtagtagtagtaaaatgtattatgatAGCCTACTTTTATTGGTCAGATTTGATTTTCTTTGAggaacaatttaaataaaatagctaaTTGGGGGAAACATTCTTTctcacaaataaaataagtatcCTTTCAACTTAAATGTATACAGAAAGAGCTGACATTGCTATATAGCTTTCATTACGtgctcttttttgtttaaattctaCAGAAACACATTCAGGTCATGTTATTACTCTTTTAGATTCTTTTAAGTGATATTGTTGCCTTTTTAGCGGATctaacaaacattatatttggGTATTTTGTTTCAGATTATGTCATGTCATCAGGGAATGAAttgaaaattacataaatatgaagAAGAAAGCCATGTTCCTCTGCTTTTGTGTCGTTTGACTAGCTAGTAACTTTAAAGTACAAAAGTAGCGTGAATGGCTAAATGTCATCAAAGTCTAAACCTGGCTTTACTTTAATTTAGGTAACGTTAATCCAATCATTCAAATCCGGGGCTGCTGCGCCATTCATCACTTTTACAAATAATGTTCAGTAAAAGGATGGCAACACCTTTCCGCGAGAATTTGCGGGTCTCTCAAATTTGGGGACGTGGCAAGACGTAACGCTAAATCTACTCGATGCGCAATGATCTCGAGCGATGCATCAACCGATTTCGAAGGCTCCGCGCTGATTGGTTTTCAGATTCGCTGTAGCCAATCAAAAGAGAGTGCGGTGAGTCGCGCGTTTTTTTAAACAACGGTTTTCCTTACATCCGGGGTTCGTTGTGCTGAAGTGGCCCAATGGCAGTAGATGGACTCCACTGTTTGGGCTGTGATTGGATGGCTGCGTTACCCCAGTCCGAAAAACGGTGTGGCACAGGCGTGTGCAGAGTATACCAAAGACGCGGTATTATATCTGGGATCCTCGGCCTCGTATTAAATCTaggtatgtttgtgttttatacaCGTTTTTATTCGCTTTTGCATTTTTGGTCTTTAGTAATGTGACCACTGCATTGACTGACCGTGTGCGTTGTAATGCCGactctcttaaagggacagttagtATTGAACGTGAAAAAGGGGATAGttcttaaaataatacaatctTAAATCTTAAACATAATACAGTTTtgttatcatttgctcaccccaatgttattataaatgtctatGACGTCCTTTcatctgtggaaaacaaaaaaatgttagaaGACTGACAGCCctagtccccattcactttcattgcactaaaagtaaatggtgaccattacattttaaatgtgttgtaggtaactttttttttgcctgtgtttGTGCTGCTGAGATTATCGTGTTCATATCTGTCTTAAACAGACCACTAGTAAAGAGCGATTGTTTATTTTGAAAGGCAAGAAGATCTTATTGCCATTGCTATCATACTGCCAAGTATTTCCTAATGAAACTGTTTATAAAATTCTcatatgtgatttatttctggTGTGACTAATCTCTAATTGAGtcttcttttttccccattctCTGGAAACACATTTTTGTTCGTGTCGACTGTGTTTCATGTGAGAGATTCTGCCTCAtatattcatacttttattcagcaaaggctTATTAAATtggccaaaagtgacagtaaagacatttataatgtggcAGAATGTTTCcgtttaaaataacagcttttgtttttgtattcagCATCAGCTGTAAAACAATACTGagcggcacaactgtttccaaccatggcaataataatataaaatatttcttgagcagcaaatattagcatattagagtcatttctgaaagatcacattacactgaatactgaagtaatggctgctctttttgaatttttgatccgataaatgcagcctcggtgaacATCAGAGACTAGTTTTTGAACGGTATTGTACGTCACACTTCTTAGTCAAACATACAGTGTTTACATTCACTGATTCAAACAGACCCTGTCAACACATAAAATTGTGTTTGCACATTGGATTGTTAAACATCGCCGCATTAGAAATACCTGTGATCAGTATTTATTTGGGTTTAAACGGGATTTGGGatgtatatatgttaatatttgcaCTCTCTTTCAGCAGAGTTTATGTGATGAAGATGGAGATCAGGCCTCTGTTGATGTGCTTTGCTCTGTGCGTGGTCTACGCCACCAGCAAACCCACAGAGAAGAAGGACCGAGTCCAGCATGATGCACTGCTGAGCAGCAAGGAGCATGACGACGGCACAAACTTTGACTATGACCATGATGCCTTCCTTGGGGAGGAGGAAGCCAAGACGTTTGATGACCTGACCCCAGAGGAAAGCAAGAATAGGCTTGGGTAAGGATTGTGTTGAGTGTTAAGGGGAATTTAGTAGTGATTCGCAGCAACAATATGACCGGAAGTCGTTCATTTTCATTGGTcgtttcaatataaaataaacgaTTAAGAGAAGACACACTCTTATAGATAATTTATATCATTATGTTTTTGCTGCCTTTCAGTAAAATTGTGGATAAGATCGATGCAGACGAGGATGGCTTCGTCACAGAGGCAGAGCTGAAAGCATGGATCAAAAAGGCTCAGAAGAAGTACATCTATGACAATGTGGAAAGACAGTGGAAGGATTTTGACATGAATAATGATGGCATGATCTCCTGGGACGAATACAAGAATGTCACCTATGGCACCTACCTTGGTAAAATTGTGGTCTGTTTTTATAAACAAGGTTAAAGAATTGATCacctaaaaaatacatttctgtcaacatttacgcacactcatgtcgttccaaacctgtatgaatttcctTCTGCTGTGGAACacgaaatatttttatttttgtccatataatgaaagtcagtggggccactgactttcattttatgaacaaaaacactTGAATTTTTCTTCCAAAtatgttcttttatgttccatcgaaaaaagaaagtcaagcagattttgaacaacatgagggtaagtaaataataatgacggaattatcatttttttgtataccccttaaaaaatgtaaaggtgAACTGAGTAGTTTTTATGTCACTAGCATGTCCAAGCAGAAATAcaataagtattttaataatcatttgttcTTTCTATGTTTTTATAGATGATCCTGAGTCTGATGATGGCTACAACTACAAGCAGATGATGGCTAGAGATGAACGGCGCTTCAAAATGGCTGATGGAAACGGAGACCACATCGCTGACAAAGAGGAGTTCACTGCTTTCCTCCATCCTGAGGAGTATGAGCATATGAAGGACATTGTTGTGTTGGTGGGTCTCTTATTATTGGCATGTCAGTTCTATATTAGGTTAAAGTTAATGTGAAGCCTGTTTGTATCCCATTTAACTTTTGTAAACTCGTGTctaaagtctcttatgttcaccaaggcagcatttatttgatcaaaaatgcattaaaaacaataatattctgaaatactattacaatttaaaatcactcttttatattttaacatgttataatataatttattattgtgatggtaaagctgaatttccatcatccattactccagtcttcagtgtcacatgatccttcagaaatcattctaatatgctgatttggtgctcaagtaatatttcttatcatcaatattgaaaacagttgtgctctaTAAtatgtggaaatggtgatacattttttttcttcaggcctctttaataaatagaaagttcagagcATATAGCATTTATTGGAAACACTTATCTTTTATAACgatacaaatgtctttactctcacttttaatcaaataaatgcagcttttcagAATAAAGGCCTTAATTCtatgcccccccaaaaaaatcttactgacctcaaatgtttgaatggcagtgtataatGTTGGTAAAATCAAATGTTGGATGATGCATAATTTTATCCATTGAGAACTGGTGACGTCAAATGAAAGTTAACGAAAAAGTGAAATGACAAACTTTTGTGTCCTCATAATGTGCATTGATGTGTTTTGCttaataagaccaggaacatgtatGAAGGACATTAACTGGATCATTAAGAGTTACTAGGGTTCGTCTGTCTTCTTTGTAACCTGTTTCACtaatcttttaatttatattattaggaAACTATGGAGGACATTGATAAGAATGGTGATGGTTTTATTGACCTGGAGGAGTATATTGGTGAGTGAAATACAgtattatgtatgttttaaattgGAAACTCTTACAAAATCTTTTAAAACGTTAATGTGAGTCAAtgtgcattgcataaaaatgtaaatttgtcagTAGTATATCTTAACATCAGTTGAATTTTCTTGAATATCAGGCGACATGTACAACCACGAGGATGAAATGGACGAGCCAGGATGGGTGGCGACAGAGCGAGAGCAGTTTTCAGAGTTTAGAGACAAGAACAAGGATGGGAAGATGGACAAAGAGGAGACCATGGACTGGATCCTGCCGGCCGACTACGATCACGCAGAAGCCGAAGCCAAGCATCTGGTGTACGAGTCTGACACGAACAAGGTGAGCCGACATTAAAAACGTATTTTGTGAGCTTTCCGTAAGTTGTAATTGAAGTCATTTCAACTGAGTCTGTCACACTGTCTTTCAGGATGGCAAACTCACCAAAGAGGAAATACTCAACAAGTACGATTTGTTTGTGGGAAGTCAAGCGACTGACTTTGGCGAGGCTTTAGTTCGACACGATgagttttaatactttttttctagTATAATAGATAATTACTTTTTATCTTGTTCTGgtaaaagaatataatttattttatattgcttaATCGTAATACAACACTAATTCCCAAGATTTAGGTcacttgataatttttttttttcctttttgcacacgaaaatgcattcatgactctacgtaacattttatttttttactataaagtGTGTTAGCAGTGTTTGTTTGATCCGTATTTGGAATCGTGGTCCATGTACAGCATTATCATCATTTCAATaactgtttatatttgttttgtgaaGAGGTTTATTCAGAGCTAGATTCAAGGCGGTTGTATACCTGTTGCTTCTGATCTATGATCAGCTCCCCCTGCTGTTCACAGTCCTGCTCATTAGGATACTGTAAgtacagaaagctctcagattggCTTCTTCCGAGGAattataaatgcatgtatatattcacacatgtgtatgtgaatatgtatatagttttatacatataaacacattataaactcACAGTGTGTAATTGTCTTGGCACAAGCTTTGATTTTAGAGCCATAGGTCATGATCCTCTCAAGGCaatatcctttttttctttcaatatttaattagaaaaaaaaaacattgtcttatTCAGTCACGCATCcatgaatattattattgataataagatGTTTGTTTTCTTAAAGTCTCCTTGATTTTGAACTTCAATGGACACACTCTGATTGTGCCTTTCACTGAATTTTCTGTTTGATTTGGATCTTTAGATTAGGGCTATATGGCTAAAACCTCAAATCGGTTTGGTTTGTAGGGTCCAATTGAACATGTTACTGAATTTTTTGTTGCTTACAGCTTCAATATTAGAAACACACTATCAGTTATGTGAAGTTTGATGTTACAAACATAACAACGTACTTTGTGGTCCATTAgtcttttgaatgcattttattttttctttataaaatgttttgGCACCGAGTGGCTTCAGGTGACTTCCTTCAAGTGGTGCCATTTTCTGCACCTACAGATTGTATCTTGAAAACAACaaattgtcaataaaataaagttatgaaAGActgaaatttgaattattttcatgtcagtattttacaataacagattgtttggtttcattttacCCCAGATGCAAAGTTAATTTTTGCTTATGTACCTATTCTACTTGCCTGTTGTAAGTTAATAGAGGAAATatcatttaaaagtaatatgtattatgtttaaatCTATCATCCTGGATCAGTAGCCTTTATCAGTGTTTAGTGTTGTAAGGTCCAGGCACTCGGTCCAATGGCtggctggctgaaggtttcttgtgtGTTCGGTCTTTTTAGCATGCAAAGTTATTCAATTTAGGTTAAATATAAGTTaatataactacgtacaacttaattaaaactaAGACAATAACCAGCGGTTATGACCTGTATTATGACTTGCACCCCATAGTTAatgcaactgagtacaacttagctaaagtcaagcagttagtcaggaatctcacctgatgtgccccTTGTTCCATCGAACCTGAGATCTAGTATGCACTTAAGCCTGGAcgcacttaatctacttgagaaaataatttcagagtaagtcagaatagaatcaaatgtaacaatttattatcagtcaggttaATATGTATTgtgccaattacatagccaattcaaagatatcaaatcaatacaagacatcaaattcttaaagatgaatctaagagaaaaagatgcatacctgacttcaggaaaattacataatatggagtgaagagacacacaccatATTACGGgttttctggctacagaatcaccctgatcctcttgcaacatttctttaagtacctcagaccaagacaaacatcccctgagatggagacaggaactaacaattaGAATTTGCATTAAGCCAGGTCCCAGACCTGGGTGGCTCAATGGGAACAGAAAataacctacaaaaaaaaacccccaaaacagcaatcaaattacagtaatcaaaatatctcttaactcttaggatctgtattatctttaagtctacttttgtaagattgagaccattgtaccagtcgcCCTGAGACTAttcaaatgacaccaaa
Coding sequences within:
- the LOC109067071 gene encoding calumenin-A-like; this encodes MKMEIRPLLMCFALCVVYATSKPTEKKDRVQHDALLSSKEHDDGTNFDYDHDAFLGEEEAKTFDDLTPEESKNRLGKIVDKIDADEDGFVTEAELKAWIKKAQKKYIYDNVERQWKDFDMNNDGMISWDEYKNVTYGTYLDDPESDDGYNYKQMMARDERRFKMADGNGDHIADKEEFTAFLHPEEYEHMKDIVVLETMEDIDKNGDGFIDLEEYIGDMYNHEDEMDEPGWVATEREQFSEFRDKNKDGKMDKEETMDWILPADYDHAEAEAKHLVYESDTNKDGKLTKEEILNKYDLFVGSQATDFGEALVRHDEF